The following proteins are encoded in a genomic region of Bernardetia sp. MNP-M8:
- a CDS encoding metallophosphoesterase codes for MNRQLFSLVFVVILLLLDVYIFQLVKTLTISSSESTRKTIHFIYWGINALTLGGIVVYNFFPADQIPYTFRQFLLTWAFMLYISKIFGALFLIIDDVIRLFTWVYYKINPSITSEISDVVGTTDQNTEEIKEGANKIPRSEFLMKAGVVAMATPLVTLSWGIVSGAHDYTVRKKTIVLPNLPKAFDGIKMVQISDVHSGSFFNKKAVEGGIDLIMKQKPDVILFTGDLVNNMAKEMKDYQDIFSKLKAPMGVYSTLGNHDYGDYVQWESPAAKRKNLEDLKATHGRMGWKLLMNEHHFLETNNEKIALIGIENWGAKGNFARHGDLEKAYKGSEDAPVKILLSHDPSHWDAQVNGSKAKLYTDYYDKMNIQKRAFKDIDLTLAGHTHGMQFGIDTEVFKWSPVKYMYEQWADLYKHENQYLYVNRGFGYLGYPGRIGILPEITVLELKSA; via the coding sequence ATGAATCGACAATTATTTTCACTTGTCTTTGTTGTTATACTTCTTTTATTAGATGTTTATATTTTTCAACTTGTCAAAACACTTACTATTTCCTCAAGTGAAAGCACTCGCAAAACTATTCATTTTATTTATTGGGGAATAAATGCTCTGACACTTGGAGGAATTGTAGTCTATAATTTCTTTCCTGCTGACCAAATTCCTTATACATTTAGGCAGTTTTTACTGACTTGGGCATTTATGCTCTATATTTCTAAAATTTTTGGTGCTTTATTCCTTATAATTGATGATGTAATTCGTCTTTTCACTTGGGTATATTACAAAATAAATCCGTCAATTACTTCTGAAATTTCTGATGTAGTAGGAACGACTGATCAAAATACAGAAGAAATTAAAGAAGGAGCAAATAAAATTCCTCGTTCAGAGTTTTTGATGAAAGCAGGGGTTGTTGCAATGGCTACTCCCTTAGTTACACTTAGTTGGGGAATTGTTTCAGGGGCGCATGATTACACGGTCAGAAAAAAGACAATCGTTTTGCCAAATCTTCCAAAGGCTTTTGATGGAATAAAAATGGTTCAGATTTCAGATGTTCATTCGGGAAGTTTTTTTAATAAAAAAGCCGTTGAGGGTGGAATTGATTTGATTATGAAACAAAAGCCTGATGTTATTTTATTTACGGGTGATTTGGTAAATAATATGGCAAAGGAAATGAAAGACTATCAAGATATTTTTAGTAAACTCAAAGCTCCAATGGGTGTTTATTCTACGTTAGGAAATCATGACTATGGGGATTATGTACAATGGGAATCTCCAGCAGCGAAACGCAAAAACTTAGAAGATTTAAAAGCAACCCATGGTAGAATGGGTTGGAAGTTACTTATGAATGAACACCATTTTTTAGAAACTAATAATGAAAAAATTGCTCTTATCGGAATTGAAAACTGGGGCGCAAAAGGAAATTTTGCTCGTCATGGAGATTTGGAAAAAGCCTATAAAGGAAGTGAAGATGCACCTGTAAAGATTTTACTTTCTCATGACCCTAGTCATTGGGACGCACAAGTAAATGGTTCGAAGGCAAAACTTTATACAGACTATTATGATAAAATGAATATTCAAAAACGAGCTTTCAAAGATATTGATTTGACTTTAGCAGGACATACACACGGAATGCAGTTTGGTATCGATACAGAAGTTTTCAAATGGAGTCCTGTGAAATATATGTATGAACAATGGGCAGATTTGTACAAGCATGAAAACCAGTATCTATATGTCAATCGTGGTTTTGGTTATTTGGGTTACCCAGGAAGAATTGGAATTTTGCCAGAAATTACCGTCTTGGAACTTAAATCTGCTTGA
- a CDS encoding tetratricopeptide repeat protein, with protein MKQRSTFLLSLQKFTRYLGREWLSSLIFQRIFLVVFAIGIYANTFTHEYATEGSRLLSQSDMAHKGLGVDGIMNIFKQDSYADVNSSKSKFIPANEHYQPVTLLTFAIEYTLFGESPNISHVINVLLYALTGMLLLSVLNRIFSGYLEERPRKILAFVATLIFIAHPVHTEIVASIKGRNELLSFLWLLLMTYLLLRTAFARGAIRFVYLPLVAVSFFLALLTEETAISFMFILPLVLYYFIPLRKVDIFVLAIPILFTAFGYWQLRDFFTKDVEQAHLMHSILNNPFVYADLSQKISTLIFAFAKYIELLIAPINLSHDYSFNQITIKEWTDVRVVMTFLGIVGAGVISVINIRKKGIYTFAYFYFIGYLLFIYVTEFLINPDEFVFLSPGTIISERLLYLPSLAFCIATAFGLYDLFGWLVANKKRAARWVYTYTFVGTSLVLVLYSIKTVVRNESWKNDMTLMKADVDNSPNSVRLRYMLGRSYIIEADSTVSFRQKARYLEKAADQLRKAVTIYPSYADAIALLGTVYTDLGQEDKAGRYYKRAIQINPQSIVTQEEYGKMCLANGDYHQAVECFKQWGILEMNPTAFLYLGKTYEFLEEPDSATAAYGLVVSFKDSDYNEVVGDAYYRMANIYVSESLNDSTTNKTKDAVDLYLKAVSKNKRNLDAYLKLSSLYEKEGKVTKAIYTLEGAIIYFPKSEELYRTIARLYGIEEDEEKQQLYIKQADSVLGLNEE; from the coding sequence ATGAAACAACGTTCTACCTTTCTTTTATCTCTTCAAAAATTCACTCGTTATTTAGGCAGAGAGTGGCTTTCTAGTCTTATCTTTCAACGTATTTTTCTAGTTGTTTTTGCTATTGGTATTTATGCCAATACATTTACACATGAGTATGCAACAGAAGGTTCTCGTTTGCTTTCTCAGAGTGATATGGCTCATAAAGGTTTGGGAGTAGATGGAATCATGAACATCTTTAAACAAGATAGTTATGCAGATGTAAATAGTTCAAAATCAAAATTTATTCCTGCCAATGAGCATTATCAGCCTGTTACACTTCTTACTTTTGCCATTGAATATACACTTTTTGGAGAAAGTCCAAACATAAGTCATGTCATAAACGTACTCTTGTATGCACTTACAGGAATGCTTTTGTTATCAGTTTTGAATCGGATTTTTTCTGGTTATTTGGAAGAGCGTCCTCGTAAAATTCTAGCCTTTGTAGCTACTCTTATTTTTATTGCACATCCTGTTCATACTGAAATTGTAGCTAGTATAAAAGGACGAAATGAACTTCTTTCATTTTTGTGGTTACTTTTGATGACTTATTTATTGCTTCGTACAGCTTTTGCTAGAGGAGCAATTCGTTTTGTATATCTTCCCTTAGTTGCAGTTTCATTCTTTCTAGCTCTTTTGACAGAAGAGACCGCAATTTCTTTTATGTTTATTTTGCCTTTAGTTCTTTATTATTTTATTCCACTTCGCAAAGTAGATATTTTTGTTTTAGCTATTCCTATTTTATTTACAGCTTTTGGCTATTGGCAGCTACGGGACTTTTTCACAAAAGATGTAGAACAAGCACATCTGATGCATAGTATTTTGAATAATCCATTTGTATATGCTGATTTGTCTCAAAAAATAAGCACACTCATTTTTGCTTTTGCCAAATATATAGAACTTTTAATAGCTCCTATTAATCTTTCTCACGATTATTCTTTCAATCAAATTACAATCAAAGAATGGACAGATGTTCGGGTAGTGATGACATTTTTGGGAATAGTAGGTGCAGGCGTTATTTCAGTTATAAATATTAGGAAAAAAGGAATTTATACTTTTGCTTATTTTTATTTTATTGGTTATTTACTATTCATTTATGTAACTGAATTTTTAATTAACCCTGATGAATTTGTTTTTCTTTCTCCTGGAACTATTATTTCAGAAAGATTACTTTATTTGCCTTCTTTAGCTTTTTGTATTGCTACAGCGTTCGGCTTATATGATTTGTTTGGTTGGTTGGTTGCTAACAAAAAAAGGGCTGCACGATGGGTTTATACTTATACTTTTGTAGGAACTTCGTTAGTATTGGTGCTTTACAGCATCAAAACAGTTGTTAGAAATGAATCATGGAAAAATGACATGACACTTATGAAAGCTGATGTTGATAATTCACCTAATAGTGTACGTCTTCGTTATATGTTGGGAAGAAGTTATATTATTGAAGCTGATAGTACGGTTTCATTTAGGCAAAAAGCGAGGTATTTGGAAAAAGCAGCCGATCAACTTCGAAAAGCTGTTACTATCTATCCAAGTTATGCTGATGCAATTGCACTTCTAGGAACTGTTTATACTGACTTAGGACAAGAAGATAAAGCAGGACGTTATTACAAAAGAGCTATTCAAATCAATCCTCAATCTATTGTAACCCAAGAAGAATATGGAAAAATGTGTTTAGCAAATGGTGATTATCATCAAGCTGTAGAGTGTTTTAAACAGTGGGGAATTTTGGAAATGAACCCAACAGCCTTTTTATACTTAGGAAAAACCTATGAGTTTTTGGAAGAACCTGATTCTGCTACGGCTGCTTATGGACTTGTAGTTTCTTTTAAAGATTCAGACTATAATGAAGTAGTTGGAGATGCTTATTATAGAATGGCAAATATTTATGTTAGTGAAAGTTTGAATGACTCAACAACGAATAAAACTAAAGATGCAGTTGATTTGTACCTGAAAGCTGTAAGTAAAAATAAGCGAAATTTAGATGCTTATCTAAAACTAAGTAGCCTTTATGAAAAAGAAGGAAAAGTAACAAAAGCTATTTACACCCTTGAAGGTGCAATTATTTACTTCCCAAAATCAGAAGAGTTGTATAGAACAATAGCTAGGTTATATGGAATCGAAGAAGATGAAGAAAAACAACAACTTTATATAAAACAGGCTGATTCTGTTTTGGGATTGAATGAAGAATAA